In Streptomyces sp. NBC_00878, a single window of DNA contains:
- a CDS encoding NADH-quinone oxidoreductase subunit J, with protein MDVAVFWVLAVLAVVCGVMVFRFDSMARATFSLLASLLCVGGLVVLLGLDYLGIVIVLMMTIEMAIMAVFMVMYMMNPAGLMPMTMIHNKKGAAVVCGLVFALLAAGILLAPWPARRGRAPADPTMELGMSLMGPQMLTMMTLGMALFATIVATVVLATRRGRYDRFGDDLRARRADDPVRGGVGR; from the coding sequence ATGGATGTCGCGGTCTTCTGGGTACTGGCCGTCCTTGCGGTGGTCTGCGGAGTGATGGTGTTCCGCTTCGACTCCATGGCGCGGGCGACGTTCTCCCTGCTGGCCTCGCTGTTGTGCGTGGGCGGGCTGGTCGTCCTGCTGGGACTGGACTACCTGGGCATCGTCATCGTGCTGATGATGACGATCGAGATGGCCATCATGGCGGTCTTCATGGTGATGTACATGATGAACCCGGCCGGGCTCATGCCGATGACGATGATCCACAACAAGAAGGGCGCGGCCGTCGTCTGCGGCCTGGTCTTCGCGCTGCTGGCGGCCGGGATCCTGCTCGCGCCCTGGCCCGCCCGCCGGGGCAGGGCTCCGGCAGACCCCACCATGGAACTCGGTATGTCGCTTATGGGCCCGCAGATGCTCACCATGATGACCCTGGGCATGGCCCTGTTCGCGACGATCGTCGCCACCGTCGTGCTGGCCACCCGCCGCGGACGGTACGACCGGTTCGGAGACGATCTGCGGGCGCGGCGCGCGGACGATCCCGTACGGGGTGGTGTCGGCCGGTGA
- a CDS encoding NADH-quinone oxidoreductase subunit L has protein sequence MSALLWALVALPLGAGVLLLVVGRRADRASPGVALAVAATTVGLAVAAAFRHPSAQAPFLDGLPMRLAVDGLSGLLAVTVTAVTLVVLLFSAAEFGAGEARARFFGLMLLFAGSMLVTVTAATLPVLLMGWEVMGATSWALIGYWWRDPERTSAADTAFLTTRTADLGLYLAAGAALASGGGRNSSLSLDGLARAEEPWLSFITAGVVVAALGKSAQLPFSFWLSKAMRGPSPVSALLHSATMVVAGAYLLLRTGPLLEASGWGDDVVAWTGAATAVLLGLVAVAQTDLKQLLAASSCAQIGFMVLAAGAGATTGGTLQLIAHAAAKSLLFLAAGAWLNALGTQQLPALLGAARHHRTVGMAFTVAALSLAGLAPLSLWAAKDVLLAGALERSPWLYAAGLAAALLSAVYSAKALWFVWRPAVARPEARHIPAGAVGSLVLPALACVALVVPAFPPVRDSVSRVLAVSGQPAPHAWEFVFSAGLALLATAAAWGWGARPLPLAARVTSGFADWLGLERAAHVLLVAPTMRLARAAAAFDDRVLDRAVDGSASAAVRLARWTDDVVERAVDGTVGAVAAGTRALGRWARRPQTGQLHQYLAQAVAAFTVLAVVLVLVR, from the coding sequence ATGAGCGCTCTGCTGTGGGCACTGGTCGCCCTGCCCCTCGGCGCCGGTGTGCTGCTCCTGGTGGTGGGGCGGCGGGCCGATCGTGCGTCGCCGGGCGTGGCGCTCGCGGTCGCGGCCACCACGGTGGGACTCGCCGTCGCCGCGGCTTTCCGGCATCCGAGCGCGCAGGCACCATTCCTTGACGGTCTGCCGATGCGACTCGCGGTGGACGGTCTGTCGGGGCTGCTGGCGGTCACGGTCACCGCGGTCACCCTCGTCGTACTCCTCTTCAGCGCGGCGGAGTTCGGCGCGGGTGAGGCGCGGGCGCGGTTCTTCGGGCTGATGCTGCTGTTCGCCGGGAGCATGCTCGTCACGGTCACCGCCGCCACTCTCCCGGTCCTGCTGATGGGCTGGGAGGTCATGGGCGCCACCTCATGGGCGCTGATCGGGTACTGGTGGCGGGACCCGGAGCGTACGAGTGCGGCCGACACCGCCTTCCTCACGACCCGGACCGCGGACCTCGGCCTCTATCTGGCGGCGGGCGCGGCCCTCGCGAGCGGCGGCGGTCGGAACTCGTCGCTCTCGCTCGACGGCCTCGCGCGGGCCGAGGAGCCGTGGCTGTCGTTCATCACCGCGGGCGTGGTCGTCGCCGCCCTCGGCAAGTCGGCCCAACTGCCTTTCAGTTTCTGGCTGTCGAAGGCGATGCGGGGCCCGAGTCCGGTCTCGGCCCTGCTGCATTCGGCGACCATGGTCGTCGCGGGCGCGTACCTGCTGCTGCGGACCGGGCCGCTGCTGGAGGCCTCCGGCTGGGGCGACGACGTGGTCGCCTGGACGGGGGCGGCCACAGCCGTCCTCCTCGGGCTCGTCGCAGTCGCACAGACCGACCTCAAACAGCTGCTGGCCGCGTCGAGTTGTGCGCAGATCGGCTTCATGGTCCTGGCGGCAGGGGCGGGCGCCACGACCGGCGGCACGCTCCAGCTCATCGCTCACGCGGCGGCGAAGAGTCTGCTGTTTCTCGCGGCGGGCGCTTGGCTGAACGCGCTGGGCACCCAGCAGTTGCCCGCGCTCCTCGGCGCGGCCCGCCATCACCGTACGGTCGGCATGGCCTTCACCGTGGCCGCGCTCTCCTTGGCCGGGCTTGCGCCGCTCTCCCTCTGGGCCGCCAAGGACGTACTGCTCGCCGGTGCCCTGGAGCGCAGTCCCTGGCTGTACGCGGCCGGGCTTGCCGCTGCCCTCCTGTCCGCGGTCTACAGCGCCAAGGCGTTGTGGTTCGTATGGCGTCCGGCGGTGGCGCGCCCCGAAGCCCGGCACATCCCGGCCGGTGCCGTTGGGTCTCTCGTCCTGCCGGCCCTCGCCTGCGTGGCGCTGGTGGTTCCGGCCTTCCCTCCGGTACGCGACAGCGTGAGCCGTGTCCTCGCCGTCTCCGGTCAACCCGCCCCACATGCCTGGGAGTTCGTATTCTCCGCCGGTCTGGCTCTCCTGGCCACCGCGGCAGCCTGGGGCTGGGGCGCGCGCCCGCTGCCCTTGGCGGCGCGGGTGACGTCGGGGTTCGCCGACTGGCTCGGCCTCGAACGCGCGGCTCATGTCCTCCTGGTCGCGCCCACGATGCGACTGGCGCGCGCCGCCGCGGCGTTCGACGACCGGGTCCTGGACCGTGCCGTCGACGGCTCGGCCTCCGCCGCCGTCCGGCTCGCCCGCTGGACGGACGACGTCGTGGAACGAGCCGTCGACGGGACGGTCGGCGCGGTCGCCGCCGGAACCCGTGCCCTCGGCCGCTGGGCCCGCCGCCCGCAGACGGGACAGTTGCACCAGTACCTCGCCCAGGCGGTCGCCGCCTTCACCGTCCTCGCCGTCGTCCTCGTCCTCGTGAGGTGA
- a CDS encoding NuoM family protein: MLTALVFTPTAVALLLFALPRRTAPAVFRAVWVTASAVELVLVIAVWAGYEPGGGMQFEERARWIPGAGVSYHVGVDGLSLPLLALTCLLFLTCAVYSLRENRRIREFAALFLFLETTCLGLFVALDLILFFVFFDLSIVAMYFVIAGWGHRQAARAALKFFLYTFIGSLALLLGFIGLYLAASPHTFDMVELTEQNPLAGRSAYGAVVLLAVVVGLAVKTPTVPFHTWLPLAHVEAPAAGSAILAGVLLKMGTYGFVRIAMPMLPEAWRRYALVLVVIGVLSVLHGALVALAQTDFKRMVAYTSVNHMGYVVLAVGAAAATADSSEQARSLAVTGAVTQMVSHGLLTGALFLLAGVLHERGRTYDMGAYSGLAAVAPVFAAMTGVAAFASLGLPGFSGFIAEFQIFTGSLGPQPLATALSVLGIVLTAGLFLRALRQVFTGPLRLPDAPGTPRAFADLRVHESLAVVPLLVLAVVLGVAPRFLLDVIEPASRSVLELLAR; this comes from the coding sequence TTGCTGACCGCCCTCGTCTTCACGCCCACGGCCGTCGCGTTGCTGTTGTTCGCGCTGCCCCGCCGTACGGCACCGGCCGTGTTCCGCGCGGTCTGGGTGACGGCGTCGGCCGTCGAACTGGTCCTGGTCATCGCGGTGTGGGCAGGGTACGAGCCGGGCGGGGGAATGCAGTTCGAGGAACGCGCCCGCTGGATTCCGGGCGCGGGGGTCAGTTACCACGTCGGCGTCGACGGCCTGTCGCTTCCGCTGCTCGCCCTGACCTGTCTGCTGTTCCTCACCTGCGCGGTCTACTCGCTGCGCGAGAACCGCCGGATCCGTGAGTTCGCGGCGCTGTTCCTCTTCCTCGAGACGACCTGCCTCGGGCTGTTCGTCGCCCTCGACCTGATCCTGTTCTTCGTCTTCTTCGACCTGTCCATCGTGGCGATGTACTTCGTCATCGCCGGATGGGGTCATCGGCAGGCCGCCCGTGCCGCGTTGAAGTTCTTCCTCTACACGTTCATCGGGTCGCTCGCCCTGTTGCTCGGCTTCATCGGCCTGTATCTCGCCGCGTCGCCGCACACCTTCGACATGGTCGAGCTGACCGAGCAGAACCCGCTCGCCGGGCGGTCCGCGTACGGGGCTGTGGTGCTGCTGGCCGTCGTGGTCGGTCTGGCGGTGAAGACCCCGACGGTGCCCTTCCATACATGGCTGCCGCTCGCGCATGTCGAGGCGCCCGCCGCCGGTTCGGCGATCCTGGCCGGGGTGCTGCTGAAGATGGGCACGTACGGGTTCGTACGGATCGCCATGCCGATGCTGCCCGAGGCCTGGCGCCGGTACGCCCTCGTGCTGGTCGTCATCGGCGTGCTCTCGGTCCTCCACGGGGCGCTGGTCGCGCTCGCGCAGACCGACTTCAAGCGGATGGTCGCGTACACCTCCGTGAATCACATGGGCTATGTCGTACTGGCCGTCGGCGCGGCGGCCGCAACGGCGGACAGCTCCGAGCAGGCGCGCTCCCTCGCCGTCACCGGAGCCGTGACCCAGATGGTGAGCCACGGGCTGCTGACCGGCGCGCTGTTCCTCCTCGCGGGGGTGCTCCACGAGCGCGGACGCACCTACGACATGGGCGCCTACTCCGGACTCGCCGCCGTGGCGCCCGTGTTCGCCGCGATGACGGGCGTCGCGGCCTTCGCCTCGCTGGGGCTTCCGGGCTTCTCCGGTTTCATCGCCGAGTTCCAGATCTTCACGGGCAGTCTCGGGCCTCAGCCGCTGGCCACGGCGCTGTCGGTGCTCGGCATCGTCCTCACGGCCGGGCTGTTCCTGCGGGCGCTGCGCCAGGTGTTCACGGGGCCGTTGCGGCTGCCCGACGCGCCGGGTACCCCGCGTGCGTTCGCCGACCTGCGGGTGCACGAGAGCCTCGCCGTGGTTCCGCTGCTCGTCCTGGCCGTCGTCCTCGGTGTGGCACCGCGCTTCCTGCTGGACGTCATCGAACCGGCCTCCCGCTCGGTCCTGGAGTTGCTCGCCCGATGA
- a CDS encoding NADH-quinone oxidoreductase subunit K — translation MSLELFLLLAAALFSVGLFGALTQQSIVMLMMGLELMLGGVILAAAAAWHYIAPAASEGQVLIVVAVTAMALEMAIGFAVVTALFRSREIDMTDMAAELKE, via the coding sequence GTGAGTCTGGAGCTGTTTCTGCTGCTGGCCGCCGCGCTGTTCAGCGTCGGCCTGTTCGGTGCCCTCACCCAGCAGTCCATCGTGATGCTGATGATGGGCCTTGAGCTGATGCTCGGCGGGGTCATCCTGGCTGCCGCGGCCGCGTGGCACTACATCGCTCCGGCGGCGTCCGAGGGGCAGGTCCTGATCGTGGTGGCGGTCACGGCGATGGCCCTGGAGATGGCCATCGGGTTCGCCGTCGTCACCGCCCTGTTCCGGTCGCGGGAGATCGACATGACCGACATGGCTGCGGAGTTGAAGGAATGA